In Aspergillus fumigatus Af293 chromosome 4, whole genome shotgun sequence, one genomic interval encodes:
- a CDS encoding putative aldehyde dehydrogenase: protein MSTIPLIVDGRDVLSPVQGTVVNEYAQEPVLYQSATKELALQAAQSSAQAFASWSKTTPIERRTLLFKLAQVLRNRAKEIKRVCDEEIHCGPRWAEIITNDAIGLIEEYGALTTSIATGSLPFIQHGHGLVLKEPLGVVLGIAPWNAPMILGLRAVVAPIAAGNVAILKACALRQADAEREIVSGLNISQGSELSPQTHYLVASLFQEAGFPPGVLNFLLYRPQDAPDIFDVLINHPAIKKCNFTGSTQVGRIIASQAALALKPVLLELGGKNFAVVLDDADLDLAAREITKGAFLNNGQICMSTDLVLVTTAVASALEDKILAILQDINTPSVLISPAAKSKVEMLVSDAHDRGAQIHAHPMGHDASPRSFPPTVVTGLTPEMKLYEIESFAPVVGIMAVEREEQFMAIIEAAKYGLSSSIFSRNHYRSLDLAGTIKAGAVHINSMTVHDEPTLPHGGYGDSGWGRFGARWGLEEFIQTKIVTLHP from the exons CAATTCCTCTCATTGTTGATGGACGAGATGTCCTATCGCCTGTCCAAGGCACCGTCGTCAACGAATATGCCCAGGAGCCCGTCCTCTACCAAAGCGCGACCAAGGAACTAGCCTTGCAAGCCGCACAGTCCAGCGCGCAGGCGTTTGCCAGTTGGTCCAAAACCACCCCGATAGAGCGCCGGACCTTGCTATTCAAGTTGGCCCAG GTTCTGCGCAATCGagccaaggaaatcaagcgCGTGTGTGATGAAGAGATCCATTGTGGCCCCCGATGGGCAGAGATTATCACCAACGACGCCATCGGTCTAATCGAGGAGTATGGCGCCCTCACCACTAGTATAGCCACGGGCTCACTGCCCTTTATCCAACACGGTCATGGGTTGGTGCTTAAAGAACCACTCGGAGTAGTGCTCGGGATCGCTCCCTGGAACGCTCCCATGATCTTGGGCCTCCGTGCGGTGGTGGCTCCAATCGCTGCAGGGAATGTCGCCATCCTGAAGGCATGTGCCCTCCGCCAAGCGGATGCGGAACGCGAGATTGTCTCTGGACTGAATATTTCGCAGGGATCCGAATTGAGCCCCCAAACCCATTACCTCGTCGCCTCGCTGTTTCAGGAAGCTGGTTTTCCCCCTGGCGTCCTGAACTTCCTCTTGTATCGACCACAGGACGCGCCAGATATTTTCGATGTGCTCATCAACCACCCCGCCATCAAGAAATGCAACTTCACCGGGTCGACCCAGGTCGGGCGTATCATCGCCTCGCAAGCCGCCCTGGCCCTCAAGCCCGTGTTGTTAGAACTGGGTGGTAAGAACTTCGCCGTGGTACTCGATGACGCCGACTTAGATCTTGCAGCCCGAGAGATCACTAAAGGCGCCTTTCTCAAT AACGGTCAAATCTGCATGTCGACCGACTTGGTCCTGGTCACGACCGCCGTGGCTTCGGCTCTCGAAGACAAGATTCTGGCCATCCTGCAGGATATTAATACCCCCTCAGTGCTCATCTCCCCGGCAGCCAAATCCAAGGTCGAGATGCTCGTATCCGACGCGCACGATAGGGGCGCTCAAATCCATGCACACCCCATGGGGCACGACGCCTCGCCGCGGAGCTTCCCTCCCACAGTGGTAACGGGGTTGACGCCTGAGATGAAGCTGTACGAAATCGAGTCCTTCGCGCCGGTGGTAGGCATCATGGCGGTTGAGAGGGAAGAACAGTTTATGGCCATTATCGAGGCGGCCAAGTACGGATTGTCGAGCTCGATATTTTCCCGGAATCACTACCGCTCCCTTGATCTCGCTGGCACTATCAAGGCGGGTGCGGTCCACATTAATTCCATGACCGTGCATGACGAGCCGACTCTGCCTCATGGAGGCTATGGGGATAGTGGTTGGGGTCGGTTTGGCGCTCGCTGGGGGTTGGAGGAGTTCATCCAGACGAAAATCGTCACCCTGCATCCATAG